A single region of the Polyodon spathula isolate WHYD16114869_AA chromosome 12, ASM1765450v1, whole genome shotgun sequence genome encodes:
- the LOC121324736 gene encoding zinc finger protein Aiolos-like isoform X2: MGTERTLVLDRLASSVAKRKRSLPQKFTGDKRLCLDINYNTSLMYSKESELIQRGMMEQARGYMGAENMRPLIQTPPAGAPPPEMVPVISSVFPLSLTRSDMNGHESEGGSHQHPRVKHQPSNRGPSPSNSGHESVEADSNPQEEQGQGHGIYNLGHLLLTRPHNGLHPPHLHPHPPHHLKDLPLRPYEAGRPPLSPHDVFRVIGREGEAVPAFRCEHCHVLFLDYVMFTIHMGCHGFRDPFECNVCGYRSQDRYEFSSHIVRGEHRFINK, encoded by the exons ATGGGGACAGAACGCACCCTGGTGCTGGACAGACTGGCGAGCAGCGTGGCCAAGAGAAAGCGCTCCCTGCCTCAGAAATTCACTG GTGACAAACGTCTCTGCCTGGACATCAACTACAACACCAGCCTGATGTACAGCAAAGAGAGCGAGCTGATCCAGCGGGGCATGATGGAGCAGGCCAGAGGCTACATGGGCGCCGAGAACATGCGACCCTTGATCCAGACCCCTCCGGCGGGCGCTCCTCCTCCCGAGATGGTCCCTGTAATCAGCAGCgtcttccccctctctctcacccgctCCGATATGAACGGCCACGAATCCGAGGGCGGGAGCCACCAGCACCCGCGGGTCAAACATCAGCCTTCCAACCGGGGCCCGTCTCCCAGCAATAGCGGGCACGAGTCCGTCGAAGCAGACAGCAACCCCCAGGAGGAGCAAGGGCAAGGGCACGGCATCTACAACCTGGGTCACCTGCTCCTCACCCGGCCCCACAACGGCCTGCaccccccccacctccacccGCACCCCCCCCACCACCTCAAAGACCTGCCCCTCCGACCCTACGAGGCCGGCAGGCCCCCCCTGTCACCCCACGACGTGTTCAGGGTGATTGGCAGGGAGGGGGAGGCTGTCCCTGCTTTCCGCTGCGAGCACTGCCACGTCCTGTTCCTCGACTACGTCATGTTCACCATCCACATGGGCTGCCATGGCTTCAGGGACCCTTTCGAGTGCAACGTGTGTGGATACCGGAGCCAGGACAGATACGAGTTCTCATCGCACATAGTGCGCGGGGAGCATCGCTTCATAAATAAATGA
- the LOC121324736 gene encoding zinc finger protein Aiolos-like isoform X1, translated as MSESQEGPTDFSSQLPMNESHTSDTERVSKEYVVQPSVDTDQVEVQVKNEQDEDYTRMEEEEGRQEAEMMHYKEYNDYGGVQNQASPYAGSRASSGKLSCDICGLACVSLNVLLVHKRSHTGERPFHCTQCGASFTQKGNLLRHIKLHSGEKPFKCHMCSYACRRRDALSGHLRTHSVEKPYKCKHCGRSYKQRSSLEEHKERCHVYIQSKGLGDRVSEDAIPAKTPMGTERTLVLDRLASSVAKRKRSLPQKFTGDKRLCLDINYNTSLMYSKESELIQRGMMEQARGYMGAENMRPLIQTPPAGAPPPEMVPVISSVFPLSLTRSDMNGHESEGGSHQHPRVKHQPSNRGPSPSNSGHESVEADSNPQEEQGQGHGIYNLGHLLLTRPHNGLHPPHLHPHPPHHLKDLPLRPYEAGRPPLSPHDVFRVIGREGEAVPAFRCEHCHVLFLDYVMFTIHMGCHGFRDPFECNVCGYRSQDRYEFSSHIVRGEHRFINK; from the exons ttgaAGTTCAAGTGAAAAATGAGCAAGATGAAGATTACACGAGGATGGAAGAGGAGGAAGGTCGACAGGAAGCCGAGATGATGCACTATAAGGAGTATAACGACTATGGCGGCGTGCAGAACCAAGCCAGTCCATATGCAGGGTCCAGGGCGTCTAGCGGGAAACTGAGCTGCGACATCTGCGGGCTTGCCTGCGTGAGCCTTAACGTCTTACTGGTGCACAAACGCAGCCATACTG GAGAGCGCCCTTTCCACTGCACCCAGTGTGGAGCTTCGTTCACACAGAAGGGCAATCTGCTGCGTCACATCAAGCTGCACTCCGGGGAGAAACCCTTTAAGTGTCACATGTGCAGCTACGCCTGTCGCCGACGGGACGCCCTGAGCGGCCACCTCCGCACCCACTCAG tggaaaaGCCGTACAAATGCAAGCACTGTGGACGGAGCTACAAGCAGCGCAGCTCACTGGAAGAACACAAAGAGCGTTGCCATGTGTACATACAAAGCAAAGGACTCGGGGACAGAG TGTCTGAAGACGCAATACCCGCTAAAACTCCGATGGGGACAGAACGCACCCTGGTGCTGGACAGACTGGCGAGCAGCGTGGCCAAGAGAAAGCGCTCCCTGCCTCAGAAATTCACTG GTGACAAACGTCTCTGCCTGGACATCAACTACAACACCAGCCTGATGTACAGCAAAGAGAGCGAGCTGATCCAGCGGGGCATGATGGAGCAGGCCAGAGGCTACATGGGCGCCGAGAACATGCGACCCTTGATCCAGACCCCTCCGGCGGGCGCTCCTCCTCCCGAGATGGTCCCTGTAATCAGCAGCgtcttccccctctctctcacccgctCCGATATGAACGGCCACGAATCCGAGGGCGGGAGCCACCAGCACCCGCGGGTCAAACATCAGCCTTCCAACCGGGGCCCGTCTCCCAGCAATAGCGGGCACGAGTCCGTCGAAGCAGACAGCAACCCCCAGGAGGAGCAAGGGCAAGGGCACGGCATCTACAACCTGGGTCACCTGCTCCTCACCCGGCCCCACAACGGCCTGCaccccccccacctccacccGCACCCCCCCCACCACCTCAAAGACCTGCCCCTCCGACCCTACGAGGCCGGCAGGCCCCCCCTGTCACCCCACGACGTGTTCAGGGTGATTGGCAGGGAGGGGGAGGCTGTCCCTGCTTTCCGCTGCGAGCACTGCCACGTCCTGTTCCTCGACTACGTCATGTTCACCATCCACATGGGCTGCCATGGCTTCAGGGACCCTTTCGAGTGCAACGTGTGTGGATACCGGAGCCAGGACAGATACGAGTTCTCATCGCACATAGTGCGCGGGGAGCATCGCTTCATAAATAAATGA